ATGACAGGCGATACCGCCCAGCTGTTCAACCTCGAGCAGGATGACATCGCGGTCGCAGTCCAGGCGGATCTCGTGGACCTTCTGCACGTGACCGGAGGATTCGCCCTTGTGCCAGAGGCGCCCGCGGGAGCGCGACCAGTACACGGCCTCGCCCAGCTCGGCGGTGCGGGCCAGGGCCTCGCGATTCATCCAGGCGAACATCAGCACCTTGCCGGTGGCGGCCTCCTGGGCAATGACCGGCACCAGGCCGTCGGCGGTCCAGGTGATTTGATCGAGCCAGCTGTCGGACATGCTTGATACGCGATAGATAAGGGGTCGGACGGGTCAGTCTAGCACAGCCCACTGGGCCTAGCAGGCCGTTGAAAAACGGCCTGCTAAGGCAAGCCACGGATAGCTTGCGCGAACATCAATCACGCCAAGTGATTGATGTTCGGAGGCCGTCGCGAATTCACTTCGCGACGTGCCGAGTTGAAAAAAGGCAGGAAAGCCCTTTTTCAATATCCTGCTAGAGACGCACCTCGACGCCACGCTCGGCCATGAGCTGCTTGGCCTCGCTGATGCTGTATTCGCCGAAGTGGAAGATGCTGGCGGCCAGCACGGCGTCGGCACCGCCCCGGGTGACGCCCTCGGCCAGGTGCTCGAGGTTGCCCACCCCGCCGGAGGCGATCACCGGTACCGGCACGGCATCGGCCACGGCCCGGGTGAGGGCGAGGTCGAAGCCCTGCCGGGTGCCGTCGCGGTCCATGCTGGTGAGCAGGATCTCTCCGGCGCCATAGTCGGCCATCTTCTTCGCCCATTCGACGGCATCGATGCCGGTGGGCTTGCGCCCGCCGTGGGTGAAGATCTCCCAGCGCGGCGGGGCCTCGCTCACCTGCTTGGCGTCGATGGCCACGACGATGCACTGCGAGCCGAACTTCTCGGCCGCCTCGCGCACGAACTCGGGGTTGAAGACGGCCGCCGTGTTGATCGCGACCTTGTCGGCCCCGGCGTTGAGCAGGCGACGGATGTCCTCGATGCGGCGGATCCCGCCCCCCACGGTCAGCGGGATGAAGACCTGGGCGGCCACCTCCTCCACGACGTGCAGCATGGTCTCGCGCTCGTCGGAGCTGGCGGTGATATCGAGGAAGGTGAGCTCGTCCGCCCCCTCGGCATCGTAGCGCCGGGCGATCTCCACCGGGTCACCGGCGTCGCGGATCTCGACGAAGTTGACGCCCTTGACCACGCGGCCGTTGTCGACGTCCAGGCAGGGGATGATGCGCTTGGCCAGGCTCATGCGCAGGTCAGCCGCCGGCGGCGTCGTAACGGTCGGCCAGGGCCTGGGCCTCGGCCAGATCGAGGGTGCCCTCGTAGAGGGCGCGACCCAGGATCGCGCCCTGGATGCCCTCTTCGCCGGTCTCGCACAGGGCCTTGATGTCATCGATATTGGTGACCCCGCCGGAGGCGATCACCGGGATGTGGATGGCCTCGGCCAGGCGGCGTGTGGCCTCGACGTTGACGCCCTGCATCATGCCGTCGCGCGAGATGTCGGTGTAGACGATGGCGGCCACGCCGTCGCTCTCGAAGTGCTGCGCCAGGTCGATGACGTCGTGGTGGGAGAGCTTGGACCAGCCGTCGATGGCCACCTTGCCGTCCTTCGCGTCCAGCCCGACGATGATGTGGCCGGGGAATTCCAGGCAGAGGTCGTTGACGAAGTGCGGGGCGCTCACCGCCTTGGTGCCGATGATGGTGTACTGCACCCCGGCGTCCAGGTAGGCCTGCACCGTGTCCTCGTCCCGGATGCCGCCGCCGACCTGGATCGGGATGTCCGGGTGGGCGCGGGCGATGGCCTCGATCACGCCCATGTTCATGGGCTTGCCGGCAAAGGCCCCGTCGAGGTCGACCAGGTGCAGACGGCGCGCCCCCTGGTCGACCCACTGCGTGGCGATGGCCACCGGGTCGTCCGAGAACACGGTGGAGTCTTCCATGCGCCCCTGACGCAGGCGCACGCACTTGCCTTCTTTGAGATCGATGGCCGGTATCAGCAGCATCGTTCCGTCCCCTGTTGATGACGTTGGTTAGGCCCGCCCGTCCCAGGCGGCGAAATTGGCCAGCAGACGCAGGCCGGCCTCGGCGCTTTTCTCGGGATGGCACTGGATGGCGAATACGTTAGCGCGGGCGATGGCCGAGGTAAAACGCAGGCCGTACTCGGTGGTGCCGGCGACCAGGTCGCGGTCCTCGGGCTCCAGGTAATAGCTGTGCACGAAGTAGAAACGGCTGTCCTGCGCGATGCCGGCCCACAGCGGGTGTGCCCGCTCCTGGTGCACCTGGTTCCAGCCCATGTGCGGGATCTTCAGGCGCTCGCCGCTGTGCGGATCGCGCAGGCCGGTGCCGAAGTACCGCACCCGTCCCGGAAACAGGCCGAGGCAGTCGGTACCGGCATTTTCCTCGGAGAAGTCCACCAGCACCTGCATGCCCATGCAGATGCCGAGGAAGGGCCGGGTGGCGGCCGCTTCGCGCACCGCCTCGCGCAGCCCGTGTTCCCCCAGGGCCAGCATGCAGTCGCGCGCCGCCCCCTGGCCCGGAAAGACCACGCGGTCGGCGGCCAGCACCTCGGCCGCATCGGAGGTAACCAGCACGCGCGTGCCGGCCGGGGCCACGTGTTCGCAGGCCTTGGCCACGGAACGCAGGTTGCCCATGCCGTAATCGATGACTGCCAGTGTCGTCATGTTCGAAGAGACCGTGAGGACGGTGCCGGGGCGTGACGCTAGCCGGCCGGACACCGCCGGGTGGATTTCATCGCTTACAGCATGCCCTTGGTCGAGGGCGTGATGCCCTGCATGCGCGGATCCGGCTCCACGGCCATGCGCAGGGCGCGGCCAAAGGCCTTGAAGATGGTCTCGGCGATGTGGTGGGCGTTGCGACCCCGGATCGAGTCGATATGCACCGTCGCCCGGGCGTGATTGACGAAGCCCTGGAAGAACTCGCTGATGAGGTCCACGTCGAAATCGCCGATGCGCGCACGCGGGTAGTCGACATGGTAATCGAGCCCGGGACGCCCGGAAAAATCGATCACCACGCGCGACAGCGCCTCGTCCAGCGGCACGTAGGCATGGCCGTAGCGACGAATGCCCTTCTTGTCGCCCAGCGCCTTGGCGAAGGCCTCGCCCAGCGTAATGCCGACGTCCTCCACCGTGTGGTGCGCGTCGATGTGCAGGTCGCCCTCGGCCTTCAGGTCGATATCGATCAGACCATGGCGAGCCACCTGGTCGAGCATGTGCTCGAAGAACGGGATGCCGGTGGCAAAGGAGGCCTTGCCGGTGCCGTCGAGGTTGACGGTGGTGGTGATCTTCGTTTCCAGGGTGTCGCGGGAAACGGACGCGTTGCGTTCAGCCATGGGTCCTGCGGATTCGGGCATTGAAATAGGGTCGAAAATGATACCACAGATGTGGCCACGGCAATCAGCAACCAGCGGCCCGGATGCCCGGCTGTTGATAAGGATCAGCCAATCTAGCCATAATGCCCTCATACATCGCGATCGCGGGAACTGCGGCATGTCGGACAAGGCATCTAGAAATATCGTCAGCATCGCCGGCCTCAAGCAGGCCTGCAAGCACTGCAGCCTGCACGACCTGTGCCTGCCGATGGGCGTGGCCGACGCCGACCTGGACGCCCTGGAGTCCATGCTCAAGCCCCGCCGCCCCGTGCAGCGCAACGAACACCTGTATCGCGCCGGCGACCGCCTGACCTCCATCTACGCCGTGCGCTCGGGTTCGGTGAAGACCTACACCCTGACCAACGATGGTCGCGAGCAGATCACCGGCTTCCACCTGCCGGGCGAGCTGATCGGGCTGGACGCGATCAACGACAACTCCCACCCCTGCTCGGCGCGCGCGCTGGAGACCGCCAGTGTCTGCGAGATGCCCTTCGACCAGCTCGAGACGCTGGCGATGCGCATCCCGGGCCTGCAGCACCAGCTGTTCCGCATCATGAGCCGCGAACTCAAGAGCGACGAGCAGTTCATGACCCTGCTCGGCAAGAAGAACGCCGACGAACGCCTCGCCTCCTTCCTGGTCGGTCTGTCCAACCGCTTCAAGGAGCGCGGCTACTCCCCCACCGAGTTCAACCTGAGCATGTCCCGCAACGACATCGCCAACTACCTGGGGCTCGCAGTGGAGACCGTCTCGCGCCTGTTCTCGCGCCTGCAGGCCGACGGCATCATGACCGTGGACCGCAAGCTGATCCACATCACCGACCTCTCCCGCCTCAACCAGCTCGCCGGCACCAGCTGCGAGCGACCGATGAACCGCACCGGCTGAGCCGACGAACCCGGACCGTCACTAGAGCAGATTCCGCGGCGGGAAGCCCTGCGCGGCAGGCAACCGCTCGGCGCGCGTCACCGCCTCGCCCAGCATCCGATCCGTGGCCACCGGTCCGAACAACTCGCAGGCACGCACGTAGAGACGGTGCAGCAGCTCCCGCCAGGTCGCGGGGGCGGCATCCACGGCCAGTTCGCCGGCCTGCTGCATGAGCCAGCGATTCACCGCCTGCGCCTCGCGTGGCGGCAGATGCAGCTCGCCCAGCCGGTCCATCACGTCCACGCGCACCTTGAGGGCCCGCTCTGCATCGATGGCCTCCAGGGCGTCCAGCAGCCCTCCGGCAACGACCACGAAGACCGCCCCCGCCGAGGACCGGGCCGCCGCAGAGGCCACCTCCGTCGCCCGCGACGACGGCTCGGACGCAGCGGGGGCGACCCGTTCGCCCGGGTCCGGCAGCAGCTGCGCCTCATCGGCCGTCAGCGCCCGCATCAGGCTGCGATACACCTCGCCGTGTCGCGCCTCCAGCCCGGTCTGCGCACAGACCGCGGAGACGAAGCCATGCAGGACGTAGACCGGCCCGTCCGCATAGCGGACCGACCACAGCAACAGGGCATCCTGCAGCTGGGCCTCGCCAAGAAAGGGCTTCAATCCGGTATAGACGGCACGGCGGCGACGCACACGCTCGGCACTGGCACCCTTGTCGACGGCCATGACCTACTCCTTGCCCGCGTGCAGGATCTCGCGCTGGAACTCGGGATACCCCACCTCGTGATGCTCGCTGAAATCGAGCCCGCGCTGTTCATCCAGGGTGCTCGCCCGCAGGCCGATCACCCGGTTGATGACCAGGTACATGACCAGTGCCAGCGGAAAGGCCCAGAGAAAGCCGGCCACCACGCCCAGCGCCTGGATGGCGATCTGCACCGGATTGAACAGGTCGCCGGCCACGAACATGCCGGCGGCCAGCGTACCCCAGACACCGGCGAACCCGTGCACCGGGACGGCACCGACGACATCGTCCAGCCCGAAGGCCTCGAGCAGATCGGTGCCCAGCACGACCACGAACCCCGCCACCAGACCCGTGAGCACGGCGAACAACGGCTCCATCACGGCGCAACCGGCGGTGATGGCCACCAACCCGCCGATGGCGCCGTTGACGTTCTGCGTGAGCAGGATGGGGCGACGCAGGATCAGCAGCGTCAGCAACACGCCCACCGCCCCCGCGGCCGCAGCGAGGTGGGTATTCAGCGCGATCAGGCCGATACTGGTATCGGCCGCCGTGGTGCTGCCGGCATTGAAGCCGAACCAGCCGAGCCAGAGGATGAAGCCGCCCAGCGCCACCTGGGTCAGGTTGTGCCCGGGCAGTGCGCGGGACTCCCCCTGCTCGCCGAATCGCCCCAGGCGTGGACCGAGCACGATGATCCCCGCCAGCGCCACCCAGGCCCCCACGGAATGCACCACCGTGGAGCCGGCGAAATCGATGAAGCCGAGCTGCGCCAGCCAGCCCTCGCCGTCGTAGAGACTGCCCCAGACCCAGCTGCCGAACACCGGGTAGATGAACGCGCAGATCATCACGGCACCGGCCAGGTAGGCCTGGTAACGGGTGCGCTCGGCCATGGCACCGCTGGCGATGGTGACGGCCGTGGCGGCGAACATGGTCTGGAAGAACAGCAGGCTGTAGTCCAGGTGTTCGCCGTTACCGAGCAGGAAATGGCTCTGGCCGAACAGGCCGGTGGGATTGATGCCGAACATCAGGCCATACCCCACCAGCCAGAAGGCGAGGCTGCCCAGGCAGACGTCCATGAAGTTCTTCATCACCACATTGACGGCATTCTTGGCACGGGACATGCCGCTTTCGAGCAGGGCAAACCCGGCCTGCATGAAGAACACCAGGGCCCCGGCGGTGACCACCCAGAGGGTATCGATGGCCGGCTTGAGGTCCGCCTCGGCGGACCAGGCAGCGGATGGCAGGAGAGACAGCAGGCAGAGCAGCGACGTCAGTCGGCGTGGGGTCATGGCGATTCCGTTCCCTAGTCATTGTCATGTGACAAGGGAATTGCAAGCGGCATGCCAGCGCCCGCCCGCAGTGCAAATGGCGCCCCGGAATCACCCATCGGAAAGATATCAGGTCCGGCGCTGCACCAGCCGGCTGCAGCAGACCGACCGGCACGCCCGGTCGCAGTGCATCCCTGCCCGCCGCTCTCAGGCCGGCGGCACCTGCAGCCAGAAGGTGACCGGCCCGTTGTTCACCAGCCCGACCCGCATGTCGGCACCGAAGCGGCCGGCGGCCACCGGGGCATGCCGGGCGCAGGCCTGGTCGAGCAGGTAACCGAACAGGCGTTCGCCCTCGGCAGGCTCGGCGGCCGGCGTAAAACTCGGGCGCATCCCCTTGCGGGTATCGGCCGCGAGCGTGAACTGCGGCACCAGCAGGAGCCCGCCGCCGGTGTCCGCGAGCGAGTGGTTCATGCGTCCCGTCGCATCCTCGAAGACGCGGTAGCCGAGCAGCCGCGCCAGCAGGCGATCGGCCTGGGCCTCGGTGTCACCCCGCTCCACCCCGACCAGCACCAGCAGGCCGGCGTCGATGGCACCCACCACCTCCCCCGCGACCGTGACGCTGGCCGAATCCACGCGCTGCAGCAGGCCGATCATGCCGGCGGCAACGCGGCCCGCACGCCCAACCGGTCGGCGATATCGACCGTGGCCCCGACCAGGGCCCGGGTGATGCCGGGCTCGCCGGCGGCATGCCCGGCATCATCGATGATGCGCAGCGCGGCCTCCGGCCAGGCACGATGCAGGGCCCAGGCCTGGTCGACGGGACAGATCACGTCGTAGCGCCCGTGCACGATCACGCCCGGGATACCTGACAGGCGATGCGCATCCCGCAGCAACTGATCGGGCTCGAGGAAGGCGTGATTGACGAAGTAGTGGCACTCGATGCGCGCAAGGCTCAGGGCCACGTAGGGGTCGTCGAAGTGGGCCACCACCGAGGGGCTCTCGACCAGCGTGGCGGTGCGCCCCTCCCACAACGACCAGGCCTTGGCCGCGGCCATGCGGGCCACCTCGTCCTCGCCGGTGAGGCGCCGATGGTAGGCATGCAGGAGGTCGTCCCGCTCGGCCGGCGGGATGGGTTCGAGATAGGCCTCCCACAGATCGGGGAAGAGCCGGCTGGTACCGGCCTGGTAGAACCAGTGGATGTCCTCGTCACGGCAGAGGAAGATGCCGCGCAGGATCAGCCCCAGCACCCGTTCCGGATGGGTCTCGGCATAGGCCAGTCCCAGCGTCGAGCCCCAGGAACCGCCGAACACCACCCAGCGCTCGATGCCCAGGTGCTCGCGGATGGCCTCGATGTCGCGCACGAGGTCCCAGGTGGTGTTGTGCGCCAGCGCGGCATGCGGGGTGGAACGCCCGCAGCCACGCTGGTCGAACAGCACGATACGATAGGCCTCGGGATCGAAGAAGCGCCGGTGATACGGCTCGCAGCCGCTGCCCGGCCCGCCGTGCAGAAACAGCACGGGCAACCCGTCCGGGTTGCCGCATTCCTCGAGATAGAGCTGGTGGCCGTGGTCCACGGCCAGCTGCGTGCTGTAATGGGGCCGTATCTCCGGGTAGAGCGTCATGCCTGTCTGCCTGTGGTTTGCCAGGCACTAATCATGCACGGGCGCGCCCCTGAAACCAATCGCCGCCGCGATGCCGCCCAGCAGCAGTCCCAGCAGGATGAGGATCGGGCCGATACCCGTATCCAGCACCACGCCGGCCCAGCCGATGTTGAACACCATGAGATACAGCGCACCCGAGTGCAGCAGCGTGCCCACGATGAAGACCCAGCTGATCAGCTGCTTGAACCAGACCGGCACGGCCAGGAACACCAGCACCACACCCACGGCAATGTTGAGCAGGGCCTCCAGGTTGCCATGGGCATGGGGACCGCTCTTGATGGCGTCGATGGGCGCGCGGGCATTGAGGCCGGTATTCAGGGCGAGAATGGCCTCGGCATTGGCGCGGGCGATCGCGTCCGCACTCAGCGTCTCCAGCGTGGTCTCGTCCATGAATCCGCCATCCACCCGCAGCCGCAGCTCCGACATCGCGACATTGCGCACCGCCTGCGCCTCGCCCACGGCGTCGAACTGGCTGACCATATAGGGCCCGAGGGCAGCGGTGAGGACCAGAAACAGAAAACCGAACACGACGTTCTTGCGACCGATCATGGCTTGCCTCCTTTGTCTTCCTGCGACATGTAGGAATATTCCTACAAACCCTGTCTACCATCCCCGACTGGTGAGGGTAGACCCTGCATGAGAGTATGGCAGCCACTCAGGGAGGAGTACCGGTCAGGGAGACCACCGGGCGGGCCAGGAGGGTAACACCGTCGGGGGTGGCACGACGCCACGAGGGACCAAAGGAAACTCGCTTCAATCACCTATGCCAGGATGGCCTCACCCCGACCAACGGACGGTCGGGGTTCTTCTTTTTGGGGCCCTGGAAAACAAGGGCCCTCCCGGACAAGCCGCCCGTCACTTGCACCCCGGGGGCCCCGGCCGTATCTTCCCCCGCATGATCACACCCGTCACCCCGCCCAAGTCCCTGCTGCGCCAGGTCGGCCGCGCCATCGGCGACTATGGCCTGATCCGCGACGGCGACCGCGTGCTGCTCGGCCTGTCCGGCGGCAAGGACTCGCTCTCGCTGCTGCACCTGCTGCTGCACTTTCAGCGCCGCGCGCCGATCCGCTTCGCGGTGGGGGCGGTGACGGTAGACCCCCAGTCCGACAGCTTCGACCCCTCGGTGCTCATCCCCTACATGGAGGCCCTGGGCGTGCCGTACTTCTACCGGCGCGAGCCCATCCTGGAGCTGGCCACCGAACACATGGACAACGACTCCTACTGCGCCTTCTGCGCCCGCATGAAGCGCGGC
The window above is part of the Chromatiales bacterium genome. Proteins encoded here:
- the hisI gene encoding phosphoribosyl-AMP cyclohydrolase, whose translation is MSDSWLDQITWTADGLVPVIAQEAATGKVLMFAWMNREALARTAELGEAVYWSRSRGRLWHKGESSGHVQKVHEIRLDCDRDVILLEVEQLGGIACHTGRHNCFYHRLEDGRWVEVEPVLKDPKEIYG
- the hisF gene encoding imidazole glycerol phosphate synthase subunit HisF, with the translated sequence MSLAKRIIPCLDVDNGRVVKGVNFVEIRDAGDPVEIARRYDAEGADELTFLDITASSDERETMLHVVEEVAAQVFIPLTVGGGIRRIEDIRRLLNAGADKVAINTAAVFNPEFVREAAEKFGSQCIVVAIDAKQVSEAPPRWEIFTHGGRKPTGIDAVEWAKKMADYGAGEILLTSMDRDGTRQGFDLALTRAVADAVPVPVIASGGVGNLEHLAEGVTRGGADAVLAASIFHFGEYSISEAKQLMAERGVEVRL
- the hisA gene encoding 1-(5-phosphoribosyl)-5-[(5-phosphoribosylamino)methylideneamino]imidazole-4-carboxamide isomerase, whose amino-acid sequence is MLLIPAIDLKEGKCVRLRQGRMEDSTVFSDDPVAIATQWVDQGARRLHLVDLDGAFAGKPMNMGVIEAIARAHPDIPIQVGGGIRDEDTVQAYLDAGVQYTIIGTKAVSAPHFVNDLCLEFPGHIIVGLDAKDGKVAIDGWSKLSHHDVIDLAQHFESDGVAAIVYTDISRDGMMQGVNVEATRRLAEAIHIPVIASGGVTNIDDIKALCETGEEGIQGAILGRALYEGTLDLAEAQALADRYDAAGG
- the hisH gene encoding imidazole glycerol phosphate synthase subunit HisH, translating into MTTLAVIDYGMGNLRSVAKACEHVAPAGTRVLVTSDAAEVLAADRVVFPGQGAARDCMLALGEHGLREAVREAAATRPFLGICMGMQVLVDFSEENAGTDCLGLFPGRVRYFGTGLRDPHSGERLKIPHMGWNQVHQERAHPLWAGIAQDSRFYFVHSYYLEPEDRDLVAGTTEYGLRFTSAIARANVFAIQCHPEKSAEAGLRLLANFAAWDGRA
- the hisB gene encoding imidazoleglycerol-phosphate dehydratase HisB → MAERNASVSRDTLETKITTTVNLDGTGKASFATGIPFFEHMLDQVARHGLIDIDLKAEGDLHIDAHHTVEDVGITLGEAFAKALGDKKGIRRYGHAYVPLDEALSRVVIDFSGRPGLDYHVDYPRARIGDFDVDLISEFFQGFVNHARATVHIDSIRGRNAHHIAETIFKAFGRALRMAVEPDPRMQGITPSTKGML
- the fnr gene encoding fumarate/nitrate reduction transcriptional regulator Fnr; this translates as MSDKASRNIVSIAGLKQACKHCSLHDLCLPMGVADADLDALESMLKPRRPVQRNEHLYRAGDRLTSIYAVRSGSVKTYTLTNDGREQITGFHLPGELIGLDAINDNSHPCSARALETASVCEMPFDQLETLAMRIPGLQHQLFRIMSRELKSDEQFMTLLGKKNADERLASFLVGLSNRFKERGYSPTEFNLSMSRNDIANYLGLAVETVSRLFSRLQADGIMTVDRKLIHITDLSRLNQLAGTSCERPMNRTG
- a CDS encoding ammonium transporter; its protein translation is MTPRRLTSLLCLLSLLPSAAWSAEADLKPAIDTLWVVTAGALVFFMQAGFALLESGMSRAKNAVNVVMKNFMDVCLGSLAFWLVGYGLMFGINPTGLFGQSHFLLGNGEHLDYSLLFFQTMFAATAVTIASGAMAERTRYQAYLAGAVMICAFIYPVFGSWVWGSLYDGEGWLAQLGFIDFAGSTVVHSVGAWVALAGIIVLGPRLGRFGEQGESRALPGHNLTQVALGGFILWLGWFGFNAGSTTAADTSIGLIALNTHLAAAAGAVGVLLTLLILRRPILLTQNVNGAIGGLVAITAGCAVMEPLFAVLTGLVAGFVVVLGTDLLEAFGLDDVVGAVPVHGFAGVWGTLAAGMFVAGDLFNPVQIAIQALGVVAGFLWAFPLALVMYLVINRVIGLRASTLDEQRGLDFSEHHEVGYPEFQREILHAGKE
- a CDS encoding D-tyrosyl-tRNA(Tyr) deacylase; its protein translation is MIGLLQRVDSASVTVAGEVVGAIDAGLLVLVGVERGDTEAQADRLLARLLGYRVFEDATGRMNHSLADTGGGLLLVPQFTLAADTRKGMRPSFTPAAEPAEGERLFGYLLDQACARHAPVAAGRFGADMRVGLVNNGPVTFWLQVPPA
- the pip gene encoding prolyl aminopeptidase — translated: MTLYPEIRPHYSTQLAVDHGHQLYLEECGNPDGLPVLFLHGGPGSGCEPYHRRFFDPEAYRIVLFDQRGCGRSTPHAALAHNTTWDLVRDIEAIREHLGIERWVVFGGSWGSTLGLAYAETHPERVLGLILRGIFLCRDEDIHWFYQAGTSRLFPDLWEAYLEPIPPAERDDLLHAYHRRLTGEDEVARMAAAKAWSLWEGRTATLVESPSVVAHFDDPYVALSLARIECHYFVNHAFLEPDQLLRDAHRLSGIPGVIVHGRYDVICPVDQAWALHRAWPEAALRIIDDAGHAAGEPGITRALVGATVDIADRLGVRAALPPA